DNA from Frateuria edaphi:
GTGGAGACCGGCTGCATGATCGGCTACCACTCCGCCGTGGTGATCGCCGAAGCCCAGGCCAAGGGCTTCACCGGCATCGACTACGCAAAAGCCTGGCCGCTCTATCGCAAGCGCGCGATGGAGGACGACTATCGCGGCCTCGCGTACTACCGCAAACTCGGCTACATCCCCAGCGACAAGGAATGGGAAGGCGCCAGCAAGACGCTCGAATACGCCTACGACGACTGGGCGATGGCGAGCCTGGCCGAGGCGGCCGGCGCGCACGAGGACGCAAAGCACCTGCGCGAGCGCTCGCGCAATTACCGCAACCTGTTCGACAAGAAGCTGGCATTCGTCCGCCCGCGTGGCAGCGACGGAAAGTGGCTGGAACCATTCGATCCGCGCGCCATGGGGCATGGCGACAAGTGGCGCGACTTCACCGAGTCCAACGCCTGGGAGGCGACCTTCCTCAACCAGCACGACCTGTACGGCTACATGCCGCTGTTCGGTGGCGAGCAGGCGTTCGAACGCAAGCTGGACGAGCTTTTCGAGACCAGCTCGGCGCTGCCGGGGGACGCGCCGCCGGACATCGCCGGCATGGTCGGCCAGTATGCGCATGGCAACGAACCCAGCCACCACGTGGCCTACCTCTACGCGTACACCGGCGCGCACCACAAGACGCAGGCGCGCGTGCGCATGCTGCTGGAGAAGATGTACCGGCCCGAGCCGGACGGGCTGGCCGGCAACGAGGACTGCGGGCAGACCAGTGCGTGGTATGTGCTGGGGGCGCTGGGGTTGTACGCGGTCGATCCGGTGAGCACGAACTACGTGTTCGGCAGCCCGATGCTCGACCAGGCCGAGGTGATGCTGGCCGGCGACAGGAAACTGGTGGTCCGCACGCAGGGGAACGGGCCGGACAAGCCATACATCCAGGCGGTGCGCTGGAACGGCAAGCCATGGACCAAGAGCTGGATCAGCCACGCGGAGCTGGCGGCGGGCGGAACGCTGGAGTTCGAGATGGGTGCCACGCCCAATCTGAAGTTCGGTGCAGCACCGGCGGATCGGCCGCCGTCATTCGGGCAGGCGGCCCCCGCGGTCTGAGGCTAGCTCCAGCGTGCGAGCTGAGCCGGGTGCTTCGATTTCGGCTGTGCCTGCGCTCATTGCAACCGTGAATGTGAACGCCCCTCTCCCACCGGGAGAGGGGTTGGGGTGAGGATTCGGTATCGCCGGACAACACGCCCTGCCGAATCCCCCACCCTCGCCCGAGGCGATAGGAACACGGGCGTCCCGCTCGCCACAACCGGACATCCGGACGTCCACAAACCATCTAGCCGCCGTCGCAGGTGACATGCCCGGCCCACTTTGCGACCATCACCGCTTTGGCGCTCAGCGCCTGGCAGACACAGGGGCCCTCGATGGCGAACCAGACTTCCATCCGGCGTGACGTCGGTCCTTTCGCGCTCATGTTCACCGGCCTGGGCTCGATCATCGGCTCGGGCTGGCTGTTCGGTGCGTGGAACGCCGCCAAGCTCGCCGGTCCCGGCGCGATCTGGGCCTGGGTGCTCGGCGCGGCAATCATCCTGTCCATCGCGCTGACCTACGCCGAGCTGGGTGCGATGTTTCCCGAGTCGGGCGGCATGGTGCGCTACGGCCATTATTCGCATGGCTCGCTGGTCGGCTTCATCGCGGCATGGGCCAACTGGATCGCGATCGTCTCGGTGATCCCGGTCGAGGCCGAAGCCTCGGTGCAGTACATGGCCGGCTGGAAGTGGCAATGGGCGCAGGATCTCTACCACGCCGTGCCCGGCCAGCATGGCGAGCTTAGCCAGCTGGGCGTGGCGATCGCCGGCGTGCTGGTGATCGTGTACTTCCTGCTCAACTACTGGAGCGTCAAGCTGTTCGCCCGCTCCAACAGCCTGATCACGCTGGTCAAGCTGATCATCCCGGCCGCCACCGGCGTCGCGCTGATCGCCAGCGGCTTCCATAGCGAGAACCTCGAGGTCGGCGCGACCGGCGGCAGCCACGCCAACGATTTCGCGGCGATCCTCACCGCGGTGGCCACCGCCGGCATCGTGTTCAGCTTCAACGGCTTCCAGAGCCCGGTGAACCTGGCCGGCGAGGCACGCAACCCGGGGCGCAGCATCCCGTTCGCGATCATCGGCGCGATCCTGCTGGCCACCGTGGTCTACGTGCTGCTGCAGATCGCCTATCTCGGCGCGGTGCCGCCGGACCTGCTGGCCCAGGCCGGCTGGAGGGGCATCAACTTCAGCTCGCCGTTCGCCGAACTGGCGGTACTGGTCAACCTCAACTGGCTGGCGATCCTGCTCTATGCCGACGCTTTCGTCAGCCCCAGCGGCACCGGCATGACCTACACCGCCACCACCGCCCGCATGATCTACGGCATGGAGCGCAATGGCACGCTGCCGCGCATCTTCGGCAGCATCGATCCGAAGTCCGGCGTGCCGCGCCCGGCGATGTGGCTGAACCTGGTGGTGTCGTTCCTGTTCCTGTTCTTCTTCCGCGGCTGGGACTCGCTGGCCGCGGTGATCTCCGTGGCGACGATCATTTCGTACCTGACCGGGCCGGTCAGCGTGATGACCCTGCGCCGCACCGCGCCGGAACTGCACCGCCCGTTCCGGCTTGCCGGCCTGCCGATCATTGCCGGCATCGCCTTCATCATGTCCGCCGAACTGCTGTACTGGGCCAAGTGGCCGCTGACCGGCGAAATCATCCTGCTGATGGTGGTCGCGCTTCCGGTCTACTTCTACTACACGGCCAAGCACGGCTGGCACGAGTTCGGCCGGCACCTGAAGGGCGCGTGGTGGCTGATCGCCTACCTGATCACGCTGGCGGCGGTGTCGAAGGTCGGCAGCGCCAAGTTCGGCGGCCTGGACTACATCCCCTACGGCTACGACCTCGCCGTGGTCGGCGTGATCGGCCTGGTGTTCTACCTGTGGGGCGTGGCGTCGGGCTGGCGCACGCCGGCGATCGAGGCCGAGCGCGAGCAGGCGGCGCAGCATCCCGATGCGCTGCAGATCCCGCCGGACGAGGAAGAAGCCGAGAAGATCACCGGCCACTGACCTGCACCGGCAACACCACCGAACGCGCGGCGATGAGCCGCGCGTTTTTTATTGCCGCAAGGCAGCGCTCACACCCTCCATACGCGTGGCTTACGGGGGACGCGACAACATTCCGTGTCACCCCTCGCGGGGCACCACCTGTGGAGCATTCCGATGGCAGAGCTCGATAGCGACAAACGGGACGACCTGTCCCGCGGCAGTTTCGCCTTCCCCGACCAGCGCAAGGAGCCGCTGGAGGACGCCAGCCACGTTCGCAACGCCATTGCGCGTTTCGACCAGGTCAAGGGCGTCAGCGACGACGACCGCGACGAGGCATGGAAACGCATCAAGGCGGCGGCGAAGAAGTTCGACGTCGAGGTGAGCGAAAAGAGCTGGCGGGAGCTGGGCAAGAAGTCCTGATGGCGGTCATCCCGGCGCGCGGGGCCAGGCGAGAGGTCCTCCCGCGGCAAGCCCGGTTCGCCTGTAGCCATGAAGTGGCCGGATCGAATGGCGCGACCCCACGCGGCATGAGCCGGTGTCGGCCCGGTGATCGCCCGCCACCTAGCTCCCTCGCGCCAACGCCAGGGCATCGCCAAGCAACGCTTGCGCGGTGACTTCCGGCCCCGCCCCCGGGCCCTGGATCACCATGGGCTGGGTGTTGTAGCGAGTGGTGGTGAGGGCGAACTGGTTGTCGGTCCCGTAAAGCCGCGCGGACGGATGCGTGGGCGGCACCTCGACCAGCCCGACGCGCGCGCGGCCGCGCTGGTCGAGACGAGCCAGGAATCGCAGCACGTTCCCGCGCGCGGCCGCCTGCGCGTGGCGCTCGGCCAGTGGCGCGTCGAGCTCGGACAGCCGATCGAGGAACGTGGCGGTGTCCAGCTCGCGCAGCGCAGGCGGCACCAGGCTTTCCACCTCCACCTCCTCGCTGCCCAGCGCAAAGCCGGCATGGCGGGCGAGGATCAGCAACTTGCGCGCGACGTCTTCGCCGGACAGGTCCGAGCGCGGATCGGGTTCGGTGTAGCCGAGCGCGCGCGCTTCGGCCAGCAGCGCGGAAAATGGGCGGCTGCCGTCGTACTGGTTGAACAGGTACGACAAGGAACCGGAGAACACGCCCTCCAGCGTGAGCAGGCTGTCGCCGCAGACCCGCAGCCGGCGCAGGGTGGAAAGCACCGGCAACCCCGCGCCGACGGTGGCCGCGTCGCCGTAGCACGCGCCGTGGGCGAGCGCCGCCTGCAGCGCGCGCCAGCCGGCCAGTTCTCCACCGGCCAACGCCTTGTTCGCGGTGACGACGTGGTAGCCCTGCGCCAGCCACGTCGCATGCCGCGCGGCGAGCACCGCGCTGGCCGTGGCGTCGACGATCACCCTGACCGGCGCGCCGCTGGCATCCAGCGCGGCGAACAACGCCGCGTCATCGCGCGGTCCGCCCTCGCCGCGCAGCTGCTCGCGCAGGTTGCGTTGCGCAAGCCGCCGCGGGTCGGTCTGCTGGCGCCGCGAGTTGGCCGCGCCGACCAGCCGGAGCGCCGCCGCCGCCGGCGTATCGAGCAGCTTGAGCAACGCGCCGCCGACCACACCCGTGCCCAGCAGCACCACGGCGATGGCAGGGGATGGCTGCGGACAATCGGCCAGTACCGCGCTCATGCGCTCACCCGGCGTTTGGACGGCTGCACGGCCGCCGCGCGGTCGAGCGCGCGCGCGAGGTCGAGCAGCAGGTCGTCGCCGTCCTCGATGCCCACCGAGACGCGCAGCAGCGCGTCGGCGATGCCGGCGTTGCGGCGTGCCTCCGGCACCATCGCGGCGTGGGTCATCGAAGCGGGATGCGCGATCAGGCTCTCCACGCCACCGAGCGATTCGGCCAGCGAGAAGAACTCCAGCCCATCGACCAGTGCGGCGACGCTCGCCGGGTCGCCGGCCAGCTCGAAGCTCAGCATGGCACCGAAACCCTGCTGCTGGCGCGCCGCCAGCGCATGCCCGCAGTGGCCCGGCAGCCCGGGGTAGTGCACCGCGCGAACCGCCGGGTGCATCGCCAGGTACTCGGCGATGCGCTGCGCATTTTCCTGGTGCTGGCGCAGGCGCACCGCCAGCGTGCGCAGGCCGCGGAGGGTGAGGAAGCTGTCGAACGGCGCGCCGGTCAGGCCCAGGCAGTTGCCCCACCACTTCAGCTGGTCGGCCACGGCGGCATCACGCGCCACCACCGCCCCACCGACCACGTCGCTGTGGCCATTGATGTACTTGGTGGTGGAGTGCACCACCACGTCCGCGCCAAGCGCCAGCGGCTGTTGCAACGCCGGCGAGAGGAAGGTGTTGTCCACCACCAGCAGCGCGCCGACGGCGTGCGCAGCCTGCGCGACGTGGCGGATGTCGGTGATCCGCAGCAGCGGGTTGGAGGGCGTCTCCACCCATACCAGCGCCGGCTTGCGCGCCAGGCCCGCGGCCAGTGTGGCGGCGTCGGTGAGATCAGCGAAGGCCAGCTCGAAGCGGCCCTTCTTCGCCCACGCATCGAGCAGCCGCCAGGTGCCGCCATAGCAGTCGTGCGCCGCAAGTACGAGGCCGCCGGCCGGTACCAGCTCCAGCGCCAGCGCGACCGCCGCCATGCCGCTGGCCGTCACTACCGCGCCGGCGCCCAGCTCCAGGTCGGCCAGCGCATGGCCCAGCAGGTCGCGCGTGGGATTGCCGCTGCGCGAGTAGTCATAGGGCCGCTTGCCGCCCAGTCCGTCGAAGCTGTAGTTGGTCGACAGGTGCAGCGGCGGCACGATCGCGCCGTGTTGCGTGTCGGTTTCGATGCCGGCGCGCACGGCGCGGGTACAGGGGGCCGATTCGCTCATGGGGAATGCTCCGTGGGGTGTCAGGCCAGCGCAGCGCGCAGCACCGGCGCGAGCTGGTGGGTTTCCTTGAGGAAGCCGTCGTGCCCATAGGGCGACTCGAGGACTTCCAGCGTGGTGGGGCCATGCAGGCGCCGCTGCAGTTCGCACAGGTCGGCCAGCGGCACCAGCAGGTCGGAGGCGAAGCCGACCAGCGTGGCAGGCGTGGGAATGCGCTCGGGCGTGACGTCGTGCAGGTCGATCGATTCGGACAGCGCGAGGAAGCGGCCGGCATCGAAGCGCTCGATGAAGCGTCGGCCCTGGTGCTCCAGGTAGTCCTCTACCGGCAGGCGGAACCGGCCCTCGCGGAATTCGGGCGCACCGGCGAACCGGCGGCCGAATTCCTCCCGGCCGCGGTAGGTGGTGACCGCAAGCTGGCGCGCCAGGCCGAGCGCCTCCTGCACCTGCCCGCTCGCGAGGCCCAGCCGCACGATGCCGCGCTGCACGCTGCGCTGGGCCGACGCCAGCGGGTGCGGGCGGTGGGCGCCGGCCAGCACGACCAGCCGGTCCAGCGCGCGCGGATGACGGGCGGCAAAGGCCAGCGCCACCATCGCGCCGTAGGAGGCGCCGACGAAAGCATGCGCGCGGTGGATGCCCAGCGCGTCGAGCAGCGCGGCCAGCGCGTCGGCCTGGTCTTCGCTGGAGATCGCCTCGACACCCAGATCGGCCGGCGCGAGCCAGTCGATCGAGAGCACGCGACAACGGTCCAGGTCGACCGCGGCGCCGGCATCGACCAGCGTCTGCCACCAGCCGGCCGAACCGTCGAAGGCGGTGACGTCACGGCTGGCCGAGATGCCGCCCTGCACGATCACCGTCGGCGCGTCGGCGGCGCCGCACCAGAGGTAGCGAACGTCGACCGCGCGCGCGCCGGTGCCGTACTTGGGCGAGAGGGTCAGCCGTCGCGTGCTGCGCTGGGCGGTGAGTCCACCTGCGCGGGCGTCCACCCGAGGCGGTTCGGCGGCGGGCGATACGGGCAGGGGCAGCGGCTGGGCGGTCATGCGGTTCTCCGTGGCATCGCCTGCGGGAACCGGAAAGGTCGCCATCCCCCGCCGACGGTTGCACGTCGGCGACGAATCACGCCCATCTCTCGGCGGCGCCAGGCGCCCCGCAGGAATTGGCACCGTCGCGGGAACGCTTCCCGCAGGTTGCCCCGGCATCAAAGGGCCTATCCCTCCGCCGGTCTCGATGAGTGGGACGATTCTGGGGCTTGATCGGGCGAACTGTCAATAGCCGTTTAGACGTCTGGATGTCCTTTACTTCAACACGATGACACGACCGAGCGCGCCCGCCTTCCGGAGGCGGATCGAGACCGGGCGTATGCCATTGCCACCTTCCCGAAGAAGACGGCTCGAGATCGGGCGTATGCTGATGCCCCCTCCCCGCCCACCCCGGACATGACCGCTGCACTTCCCGCGCTGCACGAGCAGCTTCGCCAGGATGGCTTCGCCTTCGCCGCCGCCGACGCCATGCGCGTCCTGCTCGATGCGGCCTCCCTGCCCGACTGGCAGGATTTCACCGCCAGTTGGAACGACCTCGCCCCGGATGCCTACCTGGCCTCGACCGGCCGCCATCGGCGCCGCCGCCACGCGGTGTTCTCGGCCGACGCGCAAGGCGTCCACCGCGAGGCGCATCAGCCGCACTATCAGAGCAAGACCTACAACACGCTTCAGGGCGACATCGAGCGCTGGTTCGAGCCGATCCATGCCGATGGTCCGAGCCTTCGCCGCATCCTCGACTTCTGCCACCACTTCTTCGGCGCGCTCGCACCGCAAGTGGCCCGCTGGCATCTGGAAGTGCACCAGTTCCGCATCGAGGCGCGCGCCGGCGAGGCGGGCGAGCCCACGCCCGAGGGCGTGCACCGCGACGGCGTGGACTATGTGCTGGTGCTGCTGGTCGACCGCAGCAATATCGAAAGCGGCACCACCACCATCCACGCCGCCGACGGCCATCTGCTGGGCAGCTTCACCCTCGTCCATCCGTTCGATGCCGCGCTGGTGGACGACGCGCGCGTGTTCCACGGCGTCACTGCGGTGACGCCGAAGGATCCGGCCCTGCCCGCCCATCGCGACGTGTTGGTGGTGACCTTCCGCGCGGATGCAGCCGGCGGCTGACGTTAGTCCCGCAACGAGCGGCCGGGCGGGGCGGCGCGTGCCGCGCCCGCCTTGCCGGCTACTGCTTCATCGCGACGAACGACATCGTCGCGCCGCGCAACTTGTTGTCGACTGCGACATCCATGGTCCTGCCGTCCGCGTGCAGGGTCATCGTCGCGACGCTCACCACCTTGCCGTCGCGCTTGTCGGTTTCCACATAGCTGTGTTTGCCGGTCTTGCGTACGCTGACGCTGTCCACGCCGGGATCGCCCTTGAACGGCGCGTCGGTGCCATCGAGCCTGGCCGAGTAGGACTGTCCGGTCGGGCTGCTCATGCTCAGCATGTCGCCATCCTGCTTGAAGGTCATCGTCAACGCGTTGTCCGACATGTTGTCGATGTGCCTGGTACGCCACGAGCCGGACAGCGCGTGCGAACCGGCGGGCCCTGCGGCCACGCGGGTCATGCTG
Protein-coding regions in this window:
- a CDS encoding APC family permease, whose protein sequence is MANQTSIRRDVGPFALMFTGLGSIIGSGWLFGAWNAAKLAGPGAIWAWVLGAAIILSIALTYAELGAMFPESGGMVRYGHYSHGSLVGFIAAWANWIAIVSVIPVEAEASVQYMAGWKWQWAQDLYHAVPGQHGELSQLGVAIAGVLVIVYFLLNYWSVKLFARSNSLITLVKLIIPAATGVALIASGFHSENLEVGATGGSHANDFAAILTAVATAGIVFSFNGFQSPVNLAGEARNPGRSIPFAIIGAILLATVVYVLLQIAYLGAVPPDLLAQAGWRGINFSSPFAELAVLVNLNWLAILLYADAFVSPSGTGMTYTATTARMIYGMERNGTLPRIFGSIDPKSGVPRPAMWLNLVVSFLFLFFFRGWDSLAAVISVATIISYLTGPVSVMTLRRTAPELHRPFRLAGLPIIAGIAFIMSAELLYWAKWPLTGEIILLMVVALPVYFYYTAKHGWHEFGRHLKGAWWLIAYLITLAAVSKVGSAKFGGLDYIPYGYDLAVVGVIGLVFYLWGVASGWRTPAIEAEREQAAQHPDALQIPPDEEEAEKITGH
- a CDS encoding DUF6582 domain-containing protein — translated: MAELDSDKRDDLSRGSFAFPDQRKEPLEDASHVRNAIARFDQVKGVSDDDRDEAWKRIKAAAKKFDVEVSEKSWRELGKKS
- a CDS encoding homoserine dehydrogenase translates to MSAVLADCPQPSPAIAVVLLGTGVVGGALLKLLDTPAAAALRLVGAANSRRQQTDPRRLAQRNLREQLRGEGGPRDDAALFAALDASGAPVRVIVDATASAVLAARHATWLAQGYHVVTANKALAGGELAGWRALQAALAHGACYGDAATVGAGLPVLSTLRRLRVCGDSLLTLEGVFSGSLSYLFNQYDGSRPFSALLAEARALGYTEPDPRSDLSGEDVARKLLILARHAGFALGSEEVEVESLVPPALRELDTATFLDRLSELDAPLAERHAQAAARGNVLRFLARLDQRGRARVGLVEVPPTHPSARLYGTDNQFALTTTRYNTQPMVIQGPGAGPEVTAQALLGDALALARGS
- the metB gene encoding cystathionine gamma-synthase; translation: MSESAPCTRAVRAGIETDTQHGAIVPPLHLSTNYSFDGLGGKRPYDYSRSGNPTRDLLGHALADLELGAGAVVTASGMAAVALALELVPAGGLVLAAHDCYGGTWRLLDAWAKKGRFELAFADLTDAATLAAGLARKPALVWVETPSNPLLRITDIRHVAQAAHAVGALLVVDNTFLSPALQQPLALGADVVVHSTTKYINGHSDVVGGAVVARDAAVADQLKWWGNCLGLTGAPFDSFLTLRGLRTLAVRLRQHQENAQRIAEYLAMHPAVRAVHYPGLPGHCGHALAARQQQGFGAMLSFELAGDPASVAALVDGLEFFSLAESLGGVESLIAHPASMTHAAMVPEARRNAGIADALLRVSVGIEDGDDLLLDLARALDRAAAVQPSKRRVSA
- the metX gene encoding homoserine O-succinyltransferase MetX — translated: MTAQPLPLPVSPAAEPPRVDARAGGLTAQRSTRRLTLSPKYGTGARAVDVRYLWCGAADAPTVIVQGGISASRDVTAFDGSAGWWQTLVDAGAAVDLDRCRVLSIDWLAPADLGVEAISSEDQADALAALLDALGIHRAHAFVGASYGAMVALAFAARHPRALDRLVVLAGAHRPHPLASAQRSVQRGIVRLGLASGQVQEALGLARQLAVTTYRGREEFGRRFAGAPEFREGRFRLPVEDYLEHQGRRFIERFDAGRFLALSESIDLHDVTPERIPTPATLVGFASDLLVPLADLCELQRRLHGPTTLEVLESPYGHDGFLKETHQLAPVLRAALA
- a CDS encoding 2OG-Fe dioxygenase family protein codes for the protein MTAALPALHEQLRQDGFAFAAADAMRVLLDAASLPDWQDFTASWNDLAPDAYLASTGRHRRRRHAVFSADAQGVHREAHQPHYQSKTYNTLQGDIERWFEPIHADGPSLRRILDFCHHFFGALAPQVARWHLEVHQFRIEARAGEAGEPTPEGVHRDGVDYVLVLLVDRSNIESGTTTIHAADGHLLGSFTLVHPFDAALVDDARVFHGVTAVTPKDPALPAHRDVLVVTFRADAAGG